The following nucleotide sequence is from Candidatus Flexicrinis affinis.
CGCCGCGACATCACCTCGGCCCGGCCCGAACTGATCGAACGCTTCCTGCGCGAGGCGGAAGCCCTACGCGATCTCAACCACCCCAATATCGTGCGCGCTTTCGGCACCGTCGTTGAAGGCAAAGAGCACTTCATCGTCATGGACTACGTCAAAGGGCGGGACCTGCGACAGTACTTGCAGCAGTACGGCCGCCTGCCGATCGTCCAGACCGTGCGAATCGGGCTTGAGATCGCCGATGCGCTCACCCGCGCCCACTACCTCAAGATTGTGCACCGCGACCTCAAGCCGGCCAACATCCTCATCACCGACGAAGGCATCCCGCGCCTAACCGACTTTGGCGTCGCGTACTTTACCGGCTACGAGCGGGTCACCGACGTCAGCGTAGCGCTGGGCACGCCGCACTATATGGCGCCGGAGCTCCTGCGCGGCGACCCGCCCGACTACCGCGCCGACATCTGGTCGTTGGGCGTGATCCTATTCGAACTGTTGACCGGGAGCCACCCCTTCCGCGGCGAGTCGATCACCGAGCTGTTGATGAACATCGTCGCCAGCGACCCGCCCGACCTCGAAACGATCCGCGAGGACGTGCCGGTCGCGCTGGCCGACTTGATCTACCGCATGCTGATCAAGGATCACGAAGCGCGCATTCCGAGCATTCGCCTCGTCGGCACCGAGCTTGAACCCATTCTGCAACTGCTCAACCTCGACGGCGGACGCATTACGCCGCTGTCGATGCCCACGGGCCCGTCCGGGATCGTCGAGACAACGACCGACTCGCAGCGCGCGGTGCGCAATAATCTCCCGGCCATGCCTGCCCCATTCGTTGGCCGCGAAAGCGTGGTCGGCGAACTCGTCAGCTTGCTCAACCTGCCCGATGTGCGCCTGCTGACCGTCACCGGCACCGGCGGCGTCGGCAAGTCGCGCTTGGCGGTCGAGGTGGCGCGCCGCATCGCCGAACTGAGCGCCGATACCAGCGATTCGCTGATCGTCCGCTATCCACACGGCGTATTCTGGGTCCCGCTGGCGAACCTCAACCGGCCCGAACTGCTTTCGGGCGCGGTCGCGTCGGCCATCGGACTGCGTTATGCCCCCGGCGGAGACCAGATCGAGCAGCTCACCAACTATTTGCGCAGCAAGTCGATCCTGCTCGTGATCGACA
It contains:
- a CDS encoding protein kinase, translated to MTVLVGGRYQLEAQIGQGGMGIVHRAVDTRTGQIVAIKQLRRDITSARPELIERFLREAEALRDLNHPNIVRAFGTVVEGKEHFIVMDYVKGRDLRQYLQQYGRLPIVQTVRIGLEIADALTRAHYLKIVHRDLKPANILITDEGIPRLTDFGVAYFTGYERVTDVSVALGTPHYMAPELLRGDPPDYRADIWSLGVILFELLTGSHPFRGESITELLMNIVASDPPDLETIREDVPVALADLIYRMLIKDHEARIPSIRLVGTELEPILQLLNLDGGRITPLSMPTGPSGIVETTTDSQRAVRNNLPAMPAPFVGRESVVGELVSLLNLPDVRLLTVTGTGGVGKSRLAVEVARRIAELSADTSDSLIVRYPHGVFWVPLANLNRPELLSGAVASAIGLRYAPGGDQIEQLTNYLRSKSILLVIDSADQALDGIGLLADLLNASPHLKIMATSRTRLNLMGETTYMLEGLWIEPDATPEQITESSAYKLFLASARRANPNFSPSTHDVQKIADIISSVSGLPLGVEMAAAWVNQLSVDEIAAEVAESLDFLSRDNDNRHGSLRAVFEQSWALLSDDERRTVTRLAVFRGRFSRTAGQNVAGATLRQLMSL